In Labrus bergylta chromosome 6, fLabBer1.1, whole genome shotgun sequence, the following proteins share a genomic window:
- the ccn1 gene encoding CCN family member 1, which produces MLTLIVVVTFLGSLNLVLSSSSCPSVCECPLEMPKCAPGVSVVLDGCGCCKVCARQLNEDCSLTEPCDHTKGLECNFGASFAAATTRGICRAKSEGRPCEYSSRIYQNGESFQPNCKHQCTCIDGAVGCVPLCPQELSLPNLGCANPRLVKVAGQCCEEWVCDDGKQTDILEKIFGKDMLTDESERELTNRNELITVVKGGLKSLPAFRSQPEVHMFDSQKCIVQTTPWSQCSKSCGTGISTRVTNNNSECKLVKETRICEVRPCTQSPYSSLKKGKKCSRTKKSSQPVKFTYAGCSSLKKYRPKYCGACVDGRCCSPHDTRTIRVKFRCEDGETFNKNIMMIESCKCTYNCPHANEASYPFYRLSNDIHKFRD; this is translated from the exons ATGCTGACGCTTATTGTTGTCGTTACCTTCCTGGGAAGCCTAAACTTG gtcctctcctcctcctcctgcccctcCGTGTGTGAGTGTCCCTTGGAGATGCCCAAATGCGCACCCGGCGTGAGCGTCGTCCTGGACGGCTGCGGCTGCTGCAAAGTTTGCGCCAGGCAGCTGAACGAGGACTGCAGCCTGACTGAGCCTTGTGACCACACCAAAGGGCTGGAGTGTAACTTTGGGGCCAGCTTTGCTGCTGCTACTACTCGTGGCATCTGCCGAG CCAAGTCAGAGGGCCGACCCTGCGAGTACAGCAGCAGGATCTATCAGAACGGAGAGAGCTTCCAGCCCAACTGTAAACACCAGTGCACATGCATCGACGGAGCGGTGGGGTGCGTCCCGCTGTGCCCGCAGGAGCTCTCCCTGCCGAACCTGGGCTGTGCCAACCCAAGGCTGGTCAAGGTGGCAGGCCAGTGCTGTGAAGAGTGGGTGTGTGACGATGGCAAGCAGACAGACATCCTGGAGAAGATCTTTGGCAAAGACATGCTGACTGATGAGTCGGAAAGAGAACTCACCAATAGGAACGAGCTCATCACTGTCGTCAAGGGAGGACTCAAATCTCTTCCAG CATTCAGATCACAGCCTGAAGTCCACATGTTTGACAGCCAGAAGTGCATCGTCCAAACCACACCCTGGTCCCAGTGCTCCAAGAGCTGTGGAACGGGGATCTCTACCAGagtcaccaacaacaacagcgaGTGCAAGCTGGTCAAAGAGACGAGAATCTGTGAAGTGCGGCCATGCACCCAGTCCCCTTACTCCAGTCTGAAG AAAGGAAAGAAGTGCAGCCGGACCAAGAAGTCCAGCCAGCCGGTGAAGTTCACCTACGCCGGCTGCTCCAGCCTGAAGAAGTACAGGCCCAAGTACTGCGGCGCCTGCGTGGACGGCCGCTGCTGCAGCCCCCACGACACCAGAACCATCCGCGTCAAGTTCCGCTGCGAGGACGGCGAGACCTTCAACAAGAACATCATGATGATCGAGTCCTGCAAGTGCACCTACAACTGTCCCCACGCCAACGAAGCCTCCTACCCCTTCTACCGCCTCTCCAATGACATCCACAAGTTCAGAGACTGA